DNA from Desulfobacteraceae bacterium:
CGAACCACAGGGGGTCGTAGCCCAGGGTGGTCACTACCGGGTAGAAGATCGGAACCGTCAGCATGATCAGGGCCAGGGCGTCGATGAAGCAGCCCCCCACCAGATAGACCAGGATGATCAACCCCATGATGGCATAGGGGGGCAGATCGAAACCGGTGACCCAGGCGGCGAGCTCGAAGGGAATGCGTGTGATGGCCAGGAAATGACCGAATACCGTGGCGCCGGCCACGATCACGAGGATCATGCAGGAGATGCGGGTGGTCTCAAACAGGGCCTGAACAAACCCTGCCCAGTGGATGTTGCGGCGGATCAGGGCGATCGCGAGGGTGCCGAAGGCCCCCACGGCGCCGGCTTCGGTGGGTGTGAAAAGCCCAAAGAAGAGCCCGCCCATGACCATCAGAAAGAGGATCAGGGTTTCCACCAGACCCGAGAGGGAGGCGATCTTCTCTCTGAAGGTCGCCGGCCGGCCCTGGGGTGCCAGACCCGGGCGCAACCGCGCCCAGAGAACTACAGTCAGGATGAAGAGCCCCGTCAAGAGCACCCCGGGCAGGATCCCCGCCATGAAGAGCTTGCCGATGGACTGCTCGGTCATCACCCCGTAGATGATGAAAATCACGCTGGGCGGCACCAGAATCCCCAGGCTGCCGCCCGCGGCCACCACCCCGGTGGCCAGCCGGTCGTGGTAGCCGTATTTTTTCATCTCCGGCAGGGTTACGGCCGCCATGGTGGCGGCGGTGGCGTTGGTGGAGCCGCAGATGGCGGAAAACCCGGCGCAGGCCCCGATGGTGGCGATGGCCATGCCCCCTGGCCAGTGGCCCATG
Protein-coding regions in this window:
- a CDS encoding TRAP transporter large permease, with the protein product MSPTTTGIIGLAALFLLIFSRMPVGFVMALVGLVGFGCVVSFGAALNMMVKDLFDVFGSYNLTVMPLFILMGQIAFHAGISTRLFNVAYRFMGHWPGGMAIATIGACAGFSAICGSTNATAATMAAVTLPEMKKYGYHDRLATGVVAAGGSLGILVPPSVIFIIYGVMTEQSIGKLFMAGILPGVLLTGLFILTVVLWARLRPGLAPQGRPATFREKIASLSGLVETLILFLMVMGGLFFGLFTPTEAGAVGAFGTLAIALIRRNIHWAGFVQALFETTRISCMILVIVAGATVFGHFLAITRIPFELAAWVTGFDLPPYAIMGLIILVYLVGGCFIDALALIMLTVPIFYPVVTTLGYDPLWFGVVIVMVTQIGVITPPVGVNVYVVSSVADGVPLETIFRGVLPLLAALVVGTLLLIPLPQIALFLPGLMR